One Papaver somniferum cultivar HN1 chromosome 10, ASM357369v1, whole genome shotgun sequence genomic window carries:
- the LOC113317065 gene encoding temperature-sensitive sn-2 acyl-lipid omega-3 desaturase (ferredoxin), chloroplastic-like isoform X4: protein MPHRPVLVMPFMRSMAASLVVCSRIVGPIRVLMSYVIPYWMQIFVMWLDMVTYLHHRCHEQKLRRYRGEEWSYLSGGLTKVDCDYGWINNIHHDIGTYVIHYLFHPDFTLSFGRNNQGI, encoded by the exons ATGCCCCACAGGCCTGTGTTGGTCATGCCTTTTATGAG GTCAATGGCTGCATCACTTGTAGTGTGTTCTCGTATAGTAGGTCCAATCCGAGTCCTCATGTCATACGTGATACCATATTGG ATGCAGATCTTTGTGATGTGGTTGGATATGGTTACCTACTTGCATCACCGCTGCCACGAGCAAAAGCTTCGTCGGTACAGAGGGGAG GAATGGAGTTATCTAAGTGGAGGGCTCACAAAAGTTGATTGTGATTATGGGTGGATTAACAACATTCATCACGACATTGGAACTTACGTTATCCATTATCTATTCCACCCAGATTTCACATTATCATTTGGTAGAAACA ACCAAGGCATCTAA
- the LOC113317351 gene encoding FBD-associated F-box protein At4g10400-like, which translates to MVILRSDTKREMGMDRISELPESLIHYIFSFLPIKSVVSTSILSTKWRYIWTSISIIDLREWRSVNASLGNCRDEVSRFMRFVDRVLSNRQDVRSPSIKKFVLSFDTYFDTSRVNGWISTVLRHKVEELALVDRKGIMFPPSLFTCESLTVLEIDKGFLELPESVNFPNLKILGLSIMLTNDHLIQKLLSNSPVLEELSLEMRNWNIQHLSIFSPKLKRLFMNGLLYRKFDIQISAPSLQSFKYSEVLAKDFVLQNFLTLLDAEVVLSCVADRGERDELGCLAAKIFASLSNVKRLKISEYTLKLLSYQDDFQTKLPLYYNLNHLEVSRASFHFRRDGYFEDNVQCWIVKVLFDFLQVSPNLESLIFDEGFSNCKSNNYDGWLMDLIPQCLLLHLKSIEFRGFFGKQIEKDLVRLFLKNAKVLQRARITISGKSSLSKNSNFKKEVVDEIALFPRGSAECILHIS; encoded by the coding sequence ATGGTGATTTTGAGAAGCGATACCAAAAGAGAGATGGGAATGGATAGGATCAGTGAGTTACCTGAATCGCTCATTCATTACATTTTCTCATTTCTTCCTATCAAATCTGTTGTTTCTACGAGCATTTTATCTACAAAATGGAGGTATATATGGACATCCATTTCCATTATTGATCTTCGAGAATGGCGGTCTGTGAATGCTTCTTTGGGTAATTGTCGAGACGAGGTTAGTAGATTTATGAGATTTGTGGATAGGGTGTTATCTAATCGCCAGGATGTTCGTTCACCGTCTATAAAGAAATTCGTTCTCTCTTTCGATACTTATTTTGATACATCTCGGGTTAATGGATGGATTTCTACCGTGTTACGACATAAAGTTGAAGAGCTTGCTCTTGTAGATCGGAAAGGTATAATGTTTCCTCCAAGCCTTTTTACTTGTGAGTCGCTAACTGTATTGGAGATAGATAAGGGTTTCCTAGAACTTCCAGAATCAGTGAATTTTCCAAATCTCAAGATCCTTGGATTGAGTATCATGTTGACGAATGACCACTTGATTCAAAAGTTGCTTTCGAACTCACCcgttcttgaagagttgagttTGGAAATGCGTAATTGGAATATACAACATCTAAGTATTTTCTCTCCTAAGTTGAAGCGGCTGTTCATGAATGGTTTATTGTATCGGAAATTCGATATCCAGATAAGTGCACCAAGTTTGCAGTCATTCAAATACTCTGAAGTTCTTGCAAAAGATTTCGTGTTGCAGAATTTCTTAACATTGCTGGATGCAGAAGTTGTCCTTTCATGTGTAGCAGATAGGGGGGAAAGGGACGAACTTGGTTGTCTTGCAGCTAAGATTTTTGCTAGCCTTTCTAATGTAAAGCgtctgaaaatatctgaatataCCTTAAAGCTTCTTTCCTACCAAGATGATTTCCAGACGAAATTGCCTTTGTATTATAATTTGAATCATTTGGAAGTATCGAGGGCAAGTTTTCACTTCAGACGTGATGGGTACTTTGAAGATAATGTACAATGTTGGATTGTTAAAGTACTGTTTGACTTTCTCCAGGTCTCACCTAATCTTGAGTCGCTGATCTTTGATGAGGGCTTTTCCAATTGTAAGTCTAACAACTATGATGGTTGGTTGATGGATTTGATTCCTCAGTGCTTGTTGCTGCACCTCAAGTCAATCGAATTTCGTGGGTTTTTTGGGAAGCAAATTGAGAAGGATTTGGTAAGATTGTTCCTGAAGAATGCGAAAGTTTTACAAAGGGCAAGAATTACAATTTCAGGTAAGTCATCTTTATCAAAGAATTCAAATTTCAAGAAAGAAGTTGTAGATGAAATAGCATTGTTTCCTAGAGGCTCAGCTGAATGCATTCTCCATATCTCGTAG